The stretch of DNA ggtgcagtgggggtgaTATACTGGCCTGATGGGGTACAGCTGTATTAATTAatgcttggggggggagggggagggaaggggtgctgagggccaggctggggagtgaggaGCTAGTGTTCGGCTATGTGCCTGTGGCTCTCCCCCAAGGGCCTATAGGGGCTGGAGTGAcccagcactgccccctgctggccctcaCCCTCcccacggctccccacagctgctggaGTGGATCCGGCGCACCATCCCATGGCTAGAGAACCGCGTGGCAGAGAAGAGCATGAGCGCCATGCGGCGCAAGCTGGAGGATTTCCGGGACTATCGCCGAGTCCACAAACCACCCCGCGTGCAGGAGAAATGCCAGCTCGAGATCAACTTCAACACCCTGCAGACCAAGCTGCGCCTCAGCAACCGGCCTGCCTTCATGCCCTCCGAGGGCAAGATGGTGTCGGTGAGCCATGGCACAGGGAGGCCACGCACCTGCCATGGGGCCCTTGGCACCTGCGGGGGAATCTGCCATCCATCCATGACACTGCCTCTGCTACCCTGAGTGGGGATGAGGCCTGCACAGCACATCCATGGGACATGGGTCCACATGGACCAGGGGCCGACATATCCCTGTTGTGCGATGGTGCTCATGGAGCACGGAGCCACATgtgcccagggggtggggaggcatgTATACCCGGGGGGTGGTGCCCACTGGGTAGGGAGCTACGTGTGCCCAGGGGGCAAGAAGGCATGTGTGCCCGGGGGCAGTGCCCATGGGGTGGGGAGCCACATGTGCCCAGGGGGCAAGAAGGCATGTGTGCCCGGGGGCAGTGCCCATGGGGTGGGGAGCCACATGTgcccagggggcggggagccatGTGTGCCCGGGGGGCGGTGCCCATGTTGTGTAGAGCCACGTTCTGAGGGTCTTGAGGACACACACAGGGCATGGACTATCACAGAGCTTGTCAGTTGCTGATGGGGCCCAGGCTGGTGTGTCCAGGGGGCAGTTCCTGCCCCCCAGGTGGGCATAGGGTGGCTGTAATCTGGGTGCTGCTGCCCCAGGGGacgggcgggggtggggcagggcaggtggccaGCTCCAGCACTCCCCTGGTGCTGTGTGTGTAGGAGGAGGGGGCAGCGCCCAGGCTCACGCATCTCTGTCTGCGGTGGGGGTAGGATATCGCCAACGCCtggaaggggctggagcaggtggagaagggcTATGAGGAGTGGCTGCTGACCGAGATCCGCCGCCTGGAGCGCCTGGAGCACCTGGCTGAGAAGTTCAAGCAGAAGGCGACGCTGCACGAGTCCTGGACCAGAGGTATCAGCCCCCTGGGCCAGGGAtccccccagccccttctgctacagggctccccccacccccatccctcactACAGGAATACCCCTTTCTGCTACAGGGATCACCCTGCCTTCCCCTACACCTCCGCTATGGGGTACCCCCACTGTGGATCTCCCCCAGAGGGAACTGCTCCAGTCCCCACCCCAGGAGGGCACTAcccctcaggccctgcccccctgccctgggctcctcccagccctctgggttcctccctgccccagaggcccatagggtgaggggcagggggtaCAAAGGGCGGGAGCTGGTGGGCTGCGGGTGGAGACGGCTGGCCAGGCTCAGACTGTGTTGCCCCTGCAGGGAAGGAGGAAATGCTTTCGCAGAGGGACTATGAGTCGGCCTCACTCATGGAGGTTCGGGCGCTGATGCGCAAACACGAGGCCTTTGAGAGCGACCTGGCTGCCCACCAGGACCGCGTGGAGCAGATCGCCGCCATCGCCCAGGAGCTTAAGTAAGTGCTGGGCCTGAGACACACACCCCGGTCAAAATCCCCatgccagagccagggagagaacccaagagtcctggctctcagccccctgctctaaccacgagGCCCCACCCAGCTCCTAGTGCCCGGGCAGGTGGTGTCCATAGCTAGGTGGGCAATATCCAGGGCTCTGTGCCTTGCCCCATGGCTCTGTGCCTTGCCCCGTGGCTCATTGCCCTTACCTTCCcaccatctctcccctcccccgcagcgagCTGGACTACCATGATGCCGCCTCGGTGAACTCCCGCTGCCAGGCCATCTGTGACCAATGGGACACGCTGGGCACCCTGACCCAGAAGAGGAGGGACGCGCTGGAGGTGAGAGGGGGTCCCGGATGGCGGGGAGCTCCTGCTGCCAACCGGAGTTGggaggggtgtggctgggggacAGGCCTGCTccggtgcaggggctggggagatggtggtgccccttcccctctaaccctctggctctgcccctgcccagcgGGTGGAGAAGCTGCTGGAGACCGTCGACCAGCTGTACCTGGAGTTTGCCAAGAGAGCCGCCCCCTTCAACAACTGGATGGATGGCGCCACCGAGGACCTGCAGGACATGTTCATCGTGCACAGCATTGAGGAGATCCAGGTGCGGCCCACTGGGCCCCTGGGCtagatccctggctctgggagagcagtggggtctagtggttacaacagggagcgctgggagccaggactcctgggttctatcctggctctgcctctgaccttgggcaagtcattttcctgctctgtgccttagtttcctctCTGTGTATGAATCCCTCGGCCCCCTGCTCTCTGGGgtcaggggaggtggggggaattaggggaagtggcagggctggggctgggtgggagcgggTCAAGGGAAGTGGGGGGTCTATGGGGTGCGGCGCAGTCGGGCACAGTGTCCCTGTGTTGCTCTGCTCAGGTGTCCAGAACCGTAAGCCCCGGTGTTACCCCTCAGCCTCAGCAAGACAGAGCTTTGCTGGAGAGAACAAAACCCGCTTTCTAGCTAACACACTTAATTTCCCAAAGTTCCAGCCTTTGCCCGAGCAGTTTTCTCATCCACTTCAAGTTTGCAGCATCTCCAGCCCCCTGGCCCGGGGTCCCAGCTTTCCTAGGCTCAGAGGCTCTGCTTCCTCTGGCCCCTCCGTGACGGGTAACGAGAAGGTCTCTTTGTTCCTCCTGTGTCACCAGAGGCCATTGTCCCTGCATCCAGAGCCAGAGGGcggcctggggtgcaggctctgtccCAGGCATGATCACTCAGGTGTCTCTTTCACCTCTTGTTAGCTTAATGCCTTTGTTTGCCTTATATGTAAATATCCTGTCACTGTCCAACCAGCCAGCTGGGTCACTGCCCCTTGCGCTGTCCAGGCTGGGTGTGAGCTCTGCCTCCCAAACGCGCTGTACGAACATACAACCAGCACGTCGGTAACTCTGGGCAGAGCCTGCGCAGGCATCCGACAGGGCTCTGGGGACCAGCGGACCACCGCTGTACACACCAGACCTCGCAGGACACGTTCTGCCCCCAGCGTGGTGGGGAGTGAGGGCGTCAGGCCGGATCTGACACAGGGCTGTGGGCCCTCAGCCCGCGGGCTGTGAGGGGCTCTTCGGGCCACACTCTCCCCATGGCGACTGTCCCCCTGCCCGCAGAGCCTGATCACGGCCCATGAGCAGTTCAAGGCCACGCTGCCCGAGGCCGACAAGGAGCGCATGGCCATCCTAGGCATCCAGAACGAGATCCAGAAGATCGCCCAGACTTACGGCATCAAGCTGAGCGGGGTGAACCCCTACACCAACCTCTCGCACCTCGACATCGCCAGCAAGTGGGACACGGTGAGTGCGGCCACTGGGAGCGGGGACCCGGCTGACCCTCCCACCCGCTGACTGTGTCTGTCCCACCCCTGTCCAGCTAGCCATCTGACCCCACAGGCGTCACACCCCCTGCCTGTCTGTCAGTGCCTCTCTGTctggccctgcctccccagccccattGCTCTTGGGCCCTGGCCTCCCCGAGCTGGAACCCCGCCTTCCCAGCCCATTGCGCTCAGCCTCCTCCCATCTGGAGCCCTGTCCCACAGCCTCTCacctgctgctccctcccccacaggtgAAG from Emys orbicularis isolate rEmyOrb1 chromosome 7, rEmyOrb1.hap1, whole genome shotgun sequence encodes:
- the ACTN3 gene encoding alpha-actinin-3 isoform X4, with product MEEYEKLASELLEWIRRTIPWLENRVAEKSMSAMRRKLEDFRDYRRVHKPPRVQEKCQLEINFNTLQTKLRLSNRPAFMPSEGKMVSDIANAWKGLEQVEKGYEEWLLTEIRRLERLEHLAEKFKQKATLHESWTRGKEEMLSQRDYESASLMEVRALMRKHEAFESDLAAHQDRVEQIAAIAQELNELDYHDAASVNSRCQAICDQWDTLGTLTQKRRDALERVEKLLETVDQLYLEFAKRAAPFNNWMDGATEDLQDMFIVHSIEEIQSLITAHEQFKATLPEADKERMAILGIQNEIQKIAQTYGIKLSGVNPYTNLSHLDIASKWDTVKQLVPHRDQTLQEELARQQANERLRRQFAAQANVLGPWIQTKMEEIGHISVDISGSLEDQMNHLKQQEQNIINYKANIDKLEGDHQLIQEALVFDNKHTSYTMEHIRVGWEQLLTTIARTINEVENQILTRDAKGISQEQMNEFRASFNHFDRKRNGMMDPDDFRACLISMGYDLVRDPQGEVEFARIMMLVDPNSTGVVTFQAFIDFMTRETAETDTAEQVVASFKILASDKNYITVEELRRELPPEQAEYCISRMTKYSGADTVSGALDYVSFSSALYGESDL